Genomic segment of Candidatus Oleimmundimicrobium sp.:
AAATGGCAGTTCAGATAGCACGAAAAAGAAATAAACCAATACCGGCGACTCAAGACGTTGTAGATATTCTCGATGTTACGGATGACTATATCATCTTAAAAAATTTTGAATATCGTGCGGTGGCCAGAGTTTCAACTATAAATTTCTATCTTAAATCAGACGAGGAAAAAGAAGCTATACTTGCGGGGTTTAGGGCTTTTGTCGATTCTATCCCCTACCCTATCCAAATATTAATTCAGTCCAGGAAATTGGATATTTCCTCTTATCTTGCCAATTTGCGGGAAAAGTTTGCGGAGCGGGGGGAAGAAGCTAAGGAAATTGCAGAAAGTGAATTAAGTTTTGTAAAACAATTAGTCGAAAAAAATAAAATTCTTCAAAAGTTTTTTTATATCATTATTCCTTTTCAGGGTGAGGCGGAGGAAGCGGAAAGAGAGCTTAATCTCCGGTTTCAGCTTTCAGCTAAAGCACTTGAAAAATGCGGGTTAAAAGTTAACCGGATAGAAGGCGAGAAAATCGTTGATTTACTCGTAGAGGCAAACAACGGGGCAGGAAAAGGCGAGCTTGCGATAAATAGGATAGCTCCAAAATCAATAGACAGCAGTAATTCAGATTATTATAAGTTAGACGATTTATACGTTAAAACCTTTTTAATACCTTCAAACGGATACCCGGAGAAAGTTTTTGGAGGGTGGTTGTCGCGTATTTTAGATATGCAAGAATCTTTTGATTTCTCTATTCATATTCACCCATCGGACTCAGGTTTAATGGCGGGCAAGTTGGCACGAGATATAAAAAAATTAAGGCGCACTACTAATTATGATCAATATATCGGGAAAAACCCGGATATGTTGACGAACATAAAATTAATAGATGGCGAGGAGCTTCTTAATGCGCTTCTGCGAGGTAGCGAAAAGATTTTTGATGTATCGTTTTATCTCACTACCAGAGCAACCTCGAAAAAGAAGTTGGAGCAAGCGTCTAAAGCGGTGCAGATGATATTTTCTTCAATGCTTTTGCGTTCGCACTCGGCGAACTTTCAGCAAGAGGAAGCGTTTAAATCAGTTTTGCCTATCGGCCGGGATTACCTCCACAGTACGAGAAATTTTAACAGCTCTTGTTTATCGGCTTGTTTTCCATTTATAAGTTCGGAGCTTTCGGCAAAAAACGGGATAATTTACGGGATTAATAAACACAACAACACGCTTGTTACGTTTGACCGGTTTTCTCTTGAAAATGCCAATCAGATTGTTTTTGCAAAATCGGGGGCTGGCAAGAGTTTTGCGGTCAAACTCGACACGATAAGAAACTGGCTTTGTGGGGCGGATGTAATTGTTATTGATCCGGAGAATGAAT
This window contains:
- a CDS encoding ATP-binding protein, encoding MAVQIARKRNKPIPATQDVVDILDVTDDYIILKNFEYRAVARVSTINFYLKSDEEKEAILAGFRAFVDSIPYPIQILIQSRKLDISSYLANLREKFAERGEEAKEIAESELSFVKQLVEKNKILQKFFYIIIPFQGEAEEAERELNLRFQLSAKALEKCGLKVNRIEGEKIVDLLVEANNGAGKGELAINRIAPKSIDSSNSDYYKLDDLYVKTFLIPSNGYPEKVFGGWLSRILDMQESFDFSIHIHPSDSGLMAGKLARDIKKLRRTTNYDQYIGKNPDMLTNIKLIDGEELLNALLRGSEKIFDVSFYLTTRATSKKKLEQASKAVQMIFSSMLLRSHSANFQQEEAFKSVLPIGRDYLHSTRNFNSSCLSACFPFISSELSAKNGIIYGINKHNNTLVTFDRFSLENANQIVFAKSGAGKSFAVKLDTIRNWLCGADVIVIDPENEFTALAEAIGGQVIELSASSKDIINPCELEDIKNLRAKSLYLQGLFATMLAQSVSGRTKSIFDKAITQAYEKKKEVYLADVIKEIERLGAKDASLGLERFIRGSYSGLFNGKTNVELNNSFTVINIQNLEEELRPVAMHVILGWIWEIIRKNPKKRILVSEETWQLLQYPDTARFLKSFAKRARKYYLGLTTITQDVEDVLDNPDGIALATNSSMQFLLKQSAQAIDKITEAFKLSVGERTFILSCDVGEGLLFAGNEHVALKIKASGDMYKLITTDPTELFEDEDV